Below is a genomic region from Dryobates pubescens isolate bDryPub1 chromosome 1, bDryPub1.pri, whole genome shotgun sequence.
ACCCTACATCACATGTCACCCGGTGgtgccctgtccctgccctccCTATCTGTCCTGGCTTCAGTCTGGGGCTTCATGACCCACTGCCTCCAACACAGGGGCTCAGACACCCAAGTAGAAGAGGCATCAGAGGTCTTCAGGCAGGTATGGGATGTTCAGGTTCTTCCAGAGGTACCTTCCTCCTGAAGGGAGCCCATGGATGCTGGGGGCATCTTAAATCATGTGGTGCTGTgggccttctccagcagcatctTGTGTTTGTTGGGTAACTGCACCTGTGAGATGGTGTTTGGAGCACTGCTGTCACAGAGTGCTTCACCACATCCCCCTGAGACCTCATGTTTCTGAGGTGGGGGAAGGGCATCGGCAGTCATGGGAACATGAGACTGATCTTTGGGCTGGGCTACTCTCCTGTCCCTGTAAGGATTTGGTCTCCTTAAGCTTCTGATGTCCACTAGCCCCCAAATCTGGATGAActgcccttttctctccttcatcCTCCATGTTGTCTCTGCCACGTGCAGGCCTCTAGCAGACACGGGTCCTAGCATGAGTGCTACATCTGGGGGAAGCATCACCCCGGACGGGCACTGAGCTGCTCCCCCACCATCCACCTCACACAGCCAGACACCAGGCactgggcaggagggaggcagggaggggacaaagTGCCTAAAATCCTGTATGGAAGAGGAACATCTGGTTAAAAATgaaatggagaaggaaaaagagcagcagagatggagGAAGTTCAGAAAGGAAGACAACCCTGAGTGGGCTgaggagcatagaatcatagaatggtttaggttggaagggacatttagaggttatccagcccaacccccttgcagtgagcagggacatcttcagctagagcaggctgcccagagctgtgccccacctgacctggaatattccccagggatggggcatctattCCTCCGTGGGCAACCtcagccagtgtctcaccacccccagcacagaAAATCTCCTCTTGCCTGCAGCCCTTTCCCATCTCCATCCTCCTACTTTTTCGCAGCAGAGACGAAGGTTTTTCAGGTGCTCAAGACCAGCCTCTTCatcaacagcagctctgcagaggtgtctggggtggctctgctgagggacataCCCATCTATACAATGGACCACGTCAACTGGACCCTGTACATGCAGcggccctgggcctggcaggCCGCGGCGGAGGGCGACGCCGTGAAGATTGCTGCCGCCTACAAAACAGCTCTGCGCAACATGATCCGGTACACGCACGAAACGGCCCGGGACCTCCACATGGACTGTGAGTATGGGGGcacccccagccacagccccgGGCCCTGACCTGCCTCACGGCGGCGCCCTGCTCCACAGTGGCCTACATCAGcaatagagtggccagcaggagcagggaagtcattgtgcccctgcactcagcactgcttaggccacaccttgagtactgtgtccagttctgggcccctcaattaaagaaggacactgagacacttgaatgtgtccagagaagggcaatgaggctggggagaggccttgagcacagccctgtgaggagaggctgagggagctggggttgcttagcctggagaagaagaggctcaggggggacctcattgctctctacaactacctgaaaggaggttgtagacagcggggggttggtctcttctcccaggcaaccagtaccagaacaagaggacacagtctcaagttgtgccaggggaagtttaggcttgaggtgaggagaaagttcctccagaaaaagtaatttgccattggaatgtgctgcccagggaggtggtggattccccgtccctggaggtgttcaaaaaaggattggatgtggcacttggagccatggtttagttgtcaggaggtgctagtattaggcaataggttggacttgatgatctctgaggtcttttccaacctggtcgattctatgattctatgacatctgTGGGGGCTGCCAGGGTGCAACAGCTCCTGAAATGGTAAGATGGGcaatgctgcagctgccagggcacagggcaggcaggggcaggaaaCACTCCACAGATACCTCAGGGCTTCTGTCATTTGGTAGGGGGCTGCCCCTCTGCACACTGGGAAGTTGCCATCAATTTACCATGGCTGCAGGACCTGTGCAGCACAGATCAAGCAAGGAGGAAGCTGGGAGCAAGTATTTGGGAGGACAGCATTCTGTCTGAGCAACTACCCTGTGCTAATTGGCCCCACCTCCACTCAGGCCTTCCAAGGGGACTGAGGGCTTGCAGGGTACCTTAGGGCTTTCCAAAGCACTGCTCCATGTCCTGCTGCCCATTGTGCTCCACTGCCCATTGTACCCCAGTGCTCATTGCAACCACATATGTGGCTCCAGCCGCATTCTGCCTCATGCCACTCGTCCCACAAACTCACGGGAGCTCTCCATGGGATCTGCACTTGGCAGACCCATTTGTGATCCAGATCCATGCAGGCTGTGCAGTATACCCCAACGAGACAGCCTGGGGCTTTATGGATGTCGGAGCGGATGGCAGAGACTTAGTAGCTTTCAAGACAGAAAGAACACGCTGGGAGGCCCAGCAGCTATCCCCACTAGCACAGTATCTCAGCAAGTCCCTCAACAAAAACAAGTCCGTCATGGGGCTCCTGGAGCATCTCCTCACCATCTTCTGCAAGAGCCATGTCCTCACCCTGTACAGGTATGGGAAAGCTGATCTGGAGAGACAAGGTGAGACCACCCTGACCAGCAACATGACCACCCCAAAGCCCTTCACACACAGGGGCTAAATGGTGTCCCACCAGGGCTCCCCCCAGCCTTTGTGTCTCCCCCTCCAGAGCCACCTGTGGCCACAGTCTTTGCCCGCACACCCAGCCcgggccagctcctgctggtctGCCGTGTCACCGGCTTCTACCCACAGCCCATCAGCGTGGCCTGGCTGCGGGAcggccaggaggtgccaccgGGCCCGGCGCTCAACACCAGCAGCGTCCTGCCCAACGCCGACCTCACCTACCAGCTGCGCAGCTGCCTGGCCGTGCCCCCCCGGGATGGGCACAGCTATGCCTGCCGAGtcaggcacagcagcctgggcacccgCAGCCTCCTCATCCCCTGGGGTAGGTGCCGCCCGTGGGGACAAGCAGGGGATGCAGGCTGCAGGTAGTAGCCACTGGCCCTGTGAGGGGGAGGTCCTGCCTGTTGTTGCCACGCTCACACTCACACTCACACTCACACTCACACTCACACCACTGTCATCTTCTCTCCCTGTTCCAGAGAACCACAGCCCAGTTCCAACTGTGGGCAtcgctgctgcagtgctgctccttgTGGCCATAGCCTCTGCCGGGGGCATCTGGTGGTGGAAGAGCAGGTGAGGTCTCTTTCCTACCGTCTGCTCTCAGGTTGATGGGCAGATGGGTTGGGCCAGaggttgcagcagcagctctgcagggatgaAATTCCTGAGCATGGTTCGCAGTGGCCTCTCCTTGCAGGAAAAGCAATGGGACCAGAGGGGACAACCAAGAATTCATCATTTGAGACCTGGCTGCCCACACAGCCATGAGTTCCCTCTTCCTGCCAGCTCTTCCTGCTCATCTGATGTCCTGTCCCTGACCCATCAGCACTACCAGGGGGTTCCTGTGGAATACCACCACATTAAACAGCTACAAACTTCCCCAGTCTGATGTGGCTCCTGTGGCTTtcattctcctttcccctcatgctgcccacagcatgctGCCAAGACCCTGtattgcagccaggaaggcacTCTTTTCCTGGACACTGGCCCAGGAGAAGCAATTCCTCCACTAACCTCTTGGCATCCTGATGACCAGTGTCCACCCCTGTCAGAAAGGCAGTGAAAACCTGGGGCCAGACCAGTGTGGGGCAGCTGAGTGGGATAGAGGATGGAGAAGGCCACAAAGCAGGGGGAGATGGAGGCATCTGAGCTGTTTTAACTAGGgacagaaggggaagggagcacTGATGTGACATCTCAAATTCCCTGACACAGGGAAGTGTTTTGAGCAGGTGTGAAGCTGCTCTGACTCCAGTGCTGACCTCATCCTCTGGCCAGGATGGGTTTGGGCTGGGATCTCCTCTATTCCTACCCCTACAAAAGCTGGAGGGATGTGGGACAGTCACCCTCCCATTATGCCTGAGAGCTATCAAAGAGCCACACTGAGGCTCTGAGGGACTCTTTGAGTGACACGTGTGGGTTGACCATGTCTGCCTCCCAGATGCCCACCAATCTGCTCTATCATTCCCCCTCTTCAACTGGATAATGGGGAGGAAATATAGCAATAGGCTGGTcggttgagataaggacaggGGAGATCATTCAGCCATCACTGTCATGGGCAAAGCAGGTTCAGCTTGGGGAAATTAGTTTAATTTATTGCCAACCAAAATCAGAGAATAATAATGAGAAATAAGAACAAACCTAAACCACCTTCCTCTcacccctcctttcctcctgtgCTCAACTTCACTTTTGACTTCTCTACCTCCTCCGCCTCCCAAGGGGCACAGCAGGGTGAGGGTTGGTGTCAGTTGTCTCTGTCACTTCTGTCAGCCTCTGATCTGAAGGAGTTAAAGCCTTAAACACtctgtgaggcagcagtgttGCAGTTGGGACAAGGATGTGCTTTCTGGTTAAAAAGAGCAAACTTTGCCAGCTCAGCAGGGTTTGGAACGCATCAGAAGATGAAGGGCCCTGCTAAGTTTGCATGGGCTCTACTGAGATAAGGAAGTTTGCTGCCCTTTGCAGCAAACCATGCAAAGGGCAATAAAATACAGGGGCTCTGCaacctgtgactctgtggaaAGAGTTCATGCTGCCTTTTCCCCTTGCTCATGCACGCACTGGCAGGCACCACCTTCCAGTGTTTCCCATCCCAATTAAGGGATGCCTCAGGAGGCAATGAAGCAACATCCCACTTGGCAGGAACCTGAACGCACTGGCAGGTGTGGCAGGTGTGAACCCACCACCAAGAAGCCAAGGAATAGACCAGGTGAGAACTCACTGGAGCCCTATGATGGAAGTCTCCTTAATTCAGCCCAAGCAAATCCATCTCCAAGCTCCCTCagaaagctgtagagagccatgaagtcacccctcagtctcctccagactgGACAAATCCAGTGTCatcagctgcccctcacagaCATGTTTTCCAggctttcaccagctttgttgctcttccctGGATGCATTTGAGGACCTTCACAGCCTTCTCAAATGGTGTGTCCCAGAAGAGCACAGACTGTTCCAGGTGAAGCCTGGCCAATATCAAACAGAGTGTGACAATCTCCCCTCTTGCCTGGTCATGTTGTGTTTGATGGGCCTCAGGATGTGTTTTGCCCTCTTAGTGCCAGGGCACGATGTTGGCTCATACAGCACCTGCtgctgaccagcacccccaggtctgttCTGCAGGGCTGATCTCCAGCCACTGCTCTCCCACTTTATAGTTGTGTTCAGTGTTGCTTGGTTCCCTGTGGAGAGCCAGGCATTAATTCTGGTTACATTTCATACTGCTGGTGATGGCACAGTGTCCCAAAGCTATCCAGACCCCTCTGCAAGGTGTCTTCTCCCTCACGAAAGTCAGTTTGGTATCTTTGGCAGACTTGCTAATGGGGCACTCCACCCCTGCATCTTGACAggacacagaaccacagaatcagagagttgttttggttggaaaaaaaatttgagatcaagtccagctattaaccctgcactgccaggtcaccactaaaccctgagcctcagcaccacatctgcatgactttgaaacccctccagggatagggactccaccactgccctgggcagcctgttcccagggcttgacaacccttctgggatAACAATTGTTCcaaatatccaacctgaacctcctgtGGTGCAACTTGCCGCTGTTTGCTTTTGCCCTGTcatttgttacttgggagaagagacctctctgacacctagctccagcctcctctcaggggtTGATAGAGGGCTAGAAggtttcccttcagcctcctcttctccaggctgaacagtttctccaggggctcctcaccagacctgttctccagccccttctctggaccaacTCCAGCCCCAActgcagcccctcaatgtccttcttggagtgaagagCCCAAAACTGCCCCCAGTACTGAAGGAGCGGCGtcaccagtgctgggcacaggacaTGGTTCAGCCTCACTCGTGCCGGGCACAGGGCACGGCTCGGTCCTAAGAGTGACGGGCACAGGGCAAGGGCACGGCTCGGTCCTAACAGTGCCGGGCACAAGACATagtgcagccccagctccgGCAGAAGGGGCCCAGGGGCGTCGCTGGGCGGCAGGGGGCGCTGCGGTCACTCCCGCCTTGCCGCCGGTGCCGGTGGGCGGGCAGCAGGCATGGGGCGGGCCGCGCCGTGCCGCAGTGGGCGGTGCCCGGCCGGCGCCATGGCGCTGCCGGTGCTGTCGAGCTCGGCGGTGAAGTTTCGGAGGGTCTTGGCGCAGTTCCCTCaagagctgagcctggccttCGCTTACGGCTCCGGAGTGTTCCGGCAGGCGGGGGCCCCCGCTGGGCACGGCGAGGTGAGCGCTGCCGCCTCCCCCGGCCCTCCCCCGCTCCCTCGTCCCCAGCCGCCGCGGTGCGTGGCGGGGCCGTGGGCC
It encodes:
- the LOC104304817 gene encoding T-cell surface glycoprotein CD1b3-like; translation: MPGTLPIWLLQTSTFQNSSFVDMEWLGLLEDNELGSVDRHTWTIHFCQPWVYQALPCRDWHSIDNMIKAYLQQFNHVFHEGAMQKEVPYPFVIQCMAGCKIYPNRTSQAFISVGYNGLDFFSFDNDADNGTWLLCQDSSLLQYVLAALQSCTVFRREVAGLFKNTCVDGIEVLLSKRKAALEGQVFARTPSPGQLLLVCRVTGFYPRPVSVAWLRDGQEVPPGPALNTSSVLPNAASPTSRAAARPCPPGWAQLCLPRSSEAVLIAGLGAGLPASVAVAAIVVLRVWRRSLAACTMQPPHLFLFLSLLLPGMWADPEAETKVFQVLKTSLFINSSSAEVSGVALLRDIPIYTMDHVNWTLYMQRPWAWQAAAEGDAVKIAAAYKTALRNMIRYTHETARDLHMDYPFVIQIHAGCAVYPNETAWGFMDVGADGRDLVAFKTERTRWEAQQLSPLAQYLSKSLNKNKSVMGLLEHLLTIFCKSHVLTLYRYGKADLERQEPPVATVFARTPSPGQLLLVCRVTGFYPQPISVAWLRDGQEVPPGPALNTSSVLPNADLTYQLRSCLAVPPRDGHSYACRVRHSSLGTRSLLIPWENHSPVPTVGIAAAVLLLVAIASAGGIWWWKSRKSNGTRGDNQEFII